One part of the Desulfonema ishimotonii genome encodes these proteins:
- a CDS encoding FtsB family cell division protein: MMNPKQNFVFLVSVAAMISMLMFIMFGDNGFSDLSMMKKGRDSLAQKNDALIQTNISLYRNIERLKDDLDYIESVARQELGVISKNEIIFKLAEHRQKGTEQ, from the coding sequence ATGATGAACCCGAAACAAAATTTCGTTTTCCTCGTGTCTGTTGCGGCAATGATCTCCATGCTGATGTTTATCATGTTCGGAGACAACGGATTTTCTGACCTCAGCATGATGAAAAAAGGGCGCGACAGCCTGGCACAGAAAAACGATGCGCTTATTCAGACCAATATTTCCCTCTACCGCAATATTGAGCGCCTGAAAGACGACCTGGATTACATTGAAAGCGTCGCACGTCAGGAACTGGGGGTAATCAGTAAAAACGAAATCATATTCAAACTGGCCGAACACAGGCAGAAAGGGACAGAACAGTGA
- a CDS encoding alpha-hydroxy-acid oxidizing protein: MKEVRQTAKERMRGFCRVCPVCSGKACAGEVPGMGGLGTGAAFMANVDALAACRFNMRLLHDIAEPDTRIDFLGIPLDMPVLAAPIGGVSFNMGGKISEEAYIQAVLGGCVGKGTLGGVGDGVPAFIHETGYDAIRALDGQGIPFIKPWEDQELYEKLGKAATTGASVVGMDIDAAGLITLKQMGRPVSPKPPEKLREIIGHTPMKFILKGIMTPDEARMAVDVGADAIVVSNHGGRVLDHTPGVAEVLSEVADAVKGQILILADGGVRSGGDVLKMLALGADAVMIGRPFSVAAMGGLKEGVVKYLEQIRSELVSAMVLTGCKSVTSVGRSVLYKQTIPL; this comes from the coding sequence ATGAAAGAGGTCAGGCAAACTGCAAAAGAACGGATGAGGGGATTCTGCCGGGTATGTCCGGTGTGTAGCGGCAAAGCCTGCGCCGGAGAAGTGCCCGGCATGGGCGGCCTGGGAACCGGCGCGGCATTCATGGCCAATGTTGACGCGCTGGCCGCATGCCGCTTTAACATGCGGCTGCTCCATGACATTGCGGAACCGGATACCCGGATCGACTTTCTGGGGATACCACTCGATATGCCCGTGCTGGCGGCCCCCATCGGCGGGGTATCCTTCAACATGGGCGGCAAAATCTCGGAAGAGGCGTATATTCAGGCCGTACTCGGCGGCTGTGTCGGAAAAGGGACGCTGGGGGGCGTGGGAGACGGCGTGCCCGCCTTTATCCATGAAACGGGATACGACGCCATCCGTGCGCTGGACGGCCAGGGCATACCGTTTATCAAGCCCTGGGAAGACCAGGAACTTTACGAAAAACTCGGAAAGGCCGCCACGACCGGCGCGTCTGTCGTCGGGATGGACATCGACGCAGCCGGACTGATCACGCTGAAACAGATGGGCCGTCCCGTATCGCCCAAACCCCCGGAAAAGCTGCGGGAGATCATCGGACATACACCCATGAAATTTATCCTGAAAGGGATAATGACCCCGGATGAGGCGCGGATGGCCGTGGATGTGGGGGCCGACGCCATTGTCGTCTCCAATCACGGCGGCCGGGTGCTGGACCATACCCCCGGTGTGGCCGAAGTGCTGTCCGAAGTGGCCGACGCTGTGAAGGGTCAGATTCTCATCCTGGCGGACGGCGGGGTGCGCTCCGGCGGCGATGTGCTGAAAATGCTGGCACTGGGGGCGGATGCGGTGATGATCGGACGTCCGTTTTCCGTTGCCGCTATGGGCGGACTGAAAGAGGGTGTTGTCAAATATCTGGAACAGATCAGATCAGAGCTGGTTTCGGCAATGGTGCTGACCGGCTGCAAAAGCGTCACATCGGTTGGCCGCTCGGTTCTGTATAAACAGACCATACCATTATAA
- a CDS encoding integration host factor subunit alpha, with protein sequence MTLTKARIIDEIQSQLNFSKKETTDIVENLLEIMKRTMETGDDVLISGFGKFCVKDKKKRRGRNPATGDDMMLSPRRVVTFKCSGKLREKVNNG encoded by the coding sequence ATGACCCTAACAAAAGCACGGATAATCGATGAGATTCAGAGTCAGCTTAATTTTTCTAAAAAGGAAACGACCGATATAGTGGAAAACCTTCTGGAAATTATGAAGCGGACAATGGAAACCGGCGACGATGTTCTCATCAGCGGTTTCGGAAAATTCTGTGTGAAAGACAAAAAAAAGAGAAGAGGCCGGAACCCGGCAACCGGTGACGATATGATGCTCTCGCCGAGGCGGGTCGTTACCTTCAAATGTTCCGGCAAGCTCAGGGAAAAAGTCAATAACGGATAA
- the lptE gene encoding LPS assembly lipoprotein LptE: MKNFLIAIALVVAFTGCGYRFTGSGTLPGGIQTVSVAIFENRTAETGIEATFANDLIYEFTRNGNTVRPVGQADASLTGVISSMSIETVSRKGQITSLERQIKGTVSVTLTDREGKEIWSVKDISEEEAYGIMSEKVATDYNKRAAIDTLSRRLAERIYDRMTQTF; the protein is encoded by the coding sequence ATGAAAAATTTTCTGATTGCAATCGCTTTGGTCGTGGCTTTCACAGGCTGCGGCTACCGTTTCACCGGAAGCGGCACGCTTCCGGGCGGGATTCAGACCGTTTCCGTGGCGATATTTGAGAACCGGACCGCCGAGACCGGCATAGAGGCCACCTTTGCCAATGATCTGATCTACGAGTTTACCCGCAACGGCAACACGGTCAGACCCGTGGGTCAGGCAGACGCCAGTCTCACCGGCGTCATCAGTTCCATGAGCATCGAAACCGTCTCCAGAAAGGGGCAGATCACCTCTCTGGAACGCCAGATCAAAGGGACGGTCAGCGTGACACTGACGGACCGGGAGGGAAAAGAAATCTGGTCTGTAAAGGATATTTCAGAGGAAGAGGCCTACGGGATCATGTCTGAAAAGGTTGCCACGGACTACAACAAACGGGCGGCCATTGACACCCTGTCCCGGCGGCTTGCCGAAAGGATATACGACCGGATGACCCAGACCTTCTGA
- a CDS encoding RNA-binding S4 domain-containing protein, which produces MEEHFIIDGEYIELIRLLKATGLCETGGMAKGVVEDGLVTVDGHAEYRKRRKIRKGQTVALGEHIIRVD; this is translated from the coding sequence ATGGAAGAACATTTTATCATAGACGGGGAATATATTGAGCTGATCAGACTCCTGAAGGCAACAGGTCTCTGTGAGACCGGCGGAATGGCCAAAGGCGTTGTGGAAGATGGACTTGTCACCGTAGACGGACATGCTGAGTACCGGAAACGGCGTAAAATCAGAAAGGGACAGACGGTTGCTCTGGGGGAACATATTATCCGCGTCGACTGA
- a CDS encoding transcriptional regulator, with protein sequence MEKRDGYGTGPVMTARQQMTDLLTGDEYDARELSQQVRICEKEVYDHLVHIAKSLPRRKQKLRVTPPVCLSCGYRFRDRTRFTKPSRCPKCKSERIDSPRFEIINI encoded by the coding sequence ATGGAAAAACGGGACGGATATGGAACGGGGCCCGTGATGACTGCGCGTCAGCAGATGACCGACCTGCTGACAGGTGATGAATATGATGCCAGGGAACTGTCACAGCAGGTCCGCATCTGTGAAAAAGAAGTGTATGATCACCTGGTACACATCGCAAAGTCCCTTCCCCGGCGGAAGCAAAAACTGCGGGTGACGCCGCCGGTCTGCCTCTCCTGCGGCTATCGGTTCAGGGATCGGACGCGGTTTACAAAGCCAAGCCGGTGCCCGAAATGTAAATCCGAGCGAATTGACAG
- a CDS encoding RHS repeat-associated core domain-containing protein has protein sequence MKRVGYDTFGNVISDSNTAFAVPFGFAGGLYDEDTGLIRFGYRDYDPDTGRWTAKDPILFAGGDTDLYGYCLGDPVNWVDSDGLNAATMGRIGAGIFIAPVPGARIIGGAFIIGAVGLTAWDIIQNWNENSKGSDDGDKPCGSGKSDPHGDGGRALEKAKKQIGELEKQLDGANKKEKKRIKKKIQRIVDDARKKRKGETHWKR, from the coding sequence GTGAAGCGGGTCGGATATGATACGTTCGGCAATGTCATCAGCGACAGCAACACCGCGTTTGCCGTGCCCTTCGGCTTCGCAGGCGGCCTGTATGACGAAGACACCGGGCTGATACGCTTCGGGTATCGGGATTATGACCCGGATACCGGAAGGTGGACCGCCAAAGACCCGATTTTATTTGCAGGCGGGGATACGGATCTGTATGGGTATTGTTTGGGGGATCCGGTGAATTGGGTTGATTCGGACGGACTCAATGCGGCAACAATGGGACGTATCGGAGCTGGGATTTTTATCGCCCCGGTTCCCGGAGCCCGGATTATAGGCGGTGCTTTCATAATCGGTGCGGTGGGCCTGACCGCATGGGATATTATACAGAACTGGAATGAAAATTCCAAAGGCAGTGATGACGGAGACAAACCTTGCGGTTCTGGCAAATCCGATCCTCATGGTGATGGCGGACGTGCCCTTGAAAAAGCCAAAAAACAAATTGGGGAACTTGAAAAACAATTGGACGGGGCAAACAAAAAAGAAAAGAAACGGATTAAGAAGAAAATCCAAAGAATCGTGGATGATGCCAGAAAAAAACGCAAAGGAGAAACACATTGGAAACGGTAA
- a CDS encoding glycine cleavage system protein R has protein sequence MKKVVITVLGQDRPGIIARISKGLFHQDCNIENVSQTILQSEFSGIFIVSVPEDLSPDGLRDRLEKELEGLDIQVYIKASAAGDMPNISGSGEPFVITTKGPDRKGLVATITEVIARYEANVTNMQAVFKGGDDPDRNIMIYEVTIPADTDMKALDAELRQKATALGLEISIQHRNIFSAINRI, from the coding sequence ATGAAAAAGGTTGTTATCACTGTGCTGGGGCAGGATCGTCCCGGCATTATCGCCCGGATTTCCAAAGGGCTTTTCCATCAGGATTGTAACATCGAAAACGTCAGCCAGACGATTCTTCAGTCGGAGTTTTCAGGAATATTTATCGTGTCTGTACCGGAGGATCTGTCACCGGATGGGCTTCGTGACCGTCTGGAAAAAGAGCTGGAAGGACTGGATATTCAGGTTTATATAAAAGCGTCTGCGGCAGGCGACATGCCGAATATATCCGGGTCCGGCGAACCGTTTGTCATCACGACCAAGGGGCCGGACCGCAAGGGGCTTGTGGCAACGATCACAGAGGTTATCGCACGGTATGAAGCCAATGTCACCAATATGCAGGCGGTGTTTAAGGGCGGGGACGACCCGGACCGCAACATTATGATCTATGAGGTGACGATACCGGCAGATACGGACATGAAGGCCCTTGACGCGGAACTCAGACAAAAGGCCACGGCGCTGGGTCTGGAAATCAGCATTCAGCACCGGAATATTTTCTCAGCAATTAACCGGATATAG
- a CDS encoding DegT/DnrJ/EryC1/StrS family aminotransferase, with protein sequence MQFIDLGAQQRRIRQKIEKNILAVLDHGRYIMGPEIGELEQRLADYAGVRHVLGCSSGTDALLMALMAHDVGPGDAVFTTPFTFIATAEVIRLLGATPVFAEIDPATFNLDPASLEKTIVALKTNAPETSPLPGGVRVSDLTPRGIIAVDLFGLPADYSAIGEIARKHGLFVIEDAAQSFGAESGGRRAGAMADIACTSFFPAKPLGCYGDGGALFTDNDALVEKMASIRVHGKGIHKYDNARIGINGRLDAIQAAILLAKLDIFPDEIERRQGIARRYSERLSAIAGLTPPSVPDGYTSAWAQYSVLAADEEHRAALQARLKSADVPTAIYYPKPLHMQTAFADLGYRAGDFPVSEDFARRIFSLPMHPYLEEADQIRITDILAGA encoded by the coding sequence ATGCAGTTCATTGATCTTGGGGCACAACAGCGCAGAATTCGTCAGAAGATCGAAAAAAACATCCTTGCGGTGCTGGATCACGGACGCTATATCATGGGGCCGGAGATCGGCGAGCTGGAACAGCGGCTGGCCGACTATGCGGGCGTCCGGCATGTCCTGGGCTGTTCGTCGGGGACCGACGCCCTGCTCATGGCGCTCATGGCCCATGATGTCGGCCCCGGGGACGCGGTATTCACCACGCCGTTTACCTTTATCGCCACGGCCGAGGTGATCCGGCTGCTGGGGGCAACGCCTGTTTTTGCGGAGATTGACCCCGCAACCTTCAATCTTGATCCGGCCAGCCTGGAAAAAACGATCGTCGCCCTTAAAACCAATGCCCCGGAGACCTCTCCCCTGCCTGGCGGCGTCCGGGTTTCGGATCTCACGCCACGGGGCATTATCGCCGTTGATCTGTTCGGCCTGCCTGCCGATTACAGCGCCATCGGCGAAATTGCCCGGAAACACGGCCTCTTTGTCATTGAAGATGCGGCCCAGTCCTTCGGCGCTGAATCCGGGGGCAGACGGGCCGGTGCAATGGCCGACATCGCCTGCACCTCCTTTTTCCCGGCCAAACCCCTGGGATGCTACGGCGACGGCGGGGCGCTCTTTACGGACAATGACGCTCTGGTCGAAAAGATGGCCTCCATCCGGGTTCACGGCAAGGGCATCCACAAATACGACAACGCCCGCATCGGCATCAACGGCAGGCTCGACGCGATTCAGGCGGCCATACTCCTTGCCAAGCTCGATATCTTCCCGGATGAAATCGAACGGAGACAGGGCATTGCCCGGCGCTATTCAGAGCGGTTATCCGCAATTGCCGGCCTGACGCCCCCGTCTGTTCCCGACGGCTACACCAGCGCATGGGCGCAATACTCGGTCCTTGCGGCGGATGAGGAACACCGGGCCGCGCTTCAGGCCCGCCTGAAAAGCGCGGACGTGCCCACGGCCATCTATTATCCCAAGCCCCTGCACATGCAGACGGCCTTTGCCGACCTGGGCTACCGGGCCGGAGATTTCCCGGTCAGTGAGGATTTTGCCCGGCGGATCTTCAGCCTGCCCATGCATCCGTATCTGGAAGAGGCCGATCAGATCCGGATCACGGATATTCTGGCCGGGGCCTGA
- the rpsT gene encoding 30S ribosomal protein S20: protein MANHKSALKRARQSLIRRDRNRAVKTRVKNVVKSVRLAVEEGAGDTAATELILATSLIDKAAKKGVLHKKTAARKISRLSKLVNTISA, encoded by the coding sequence TTGGCAAACCATAAATCTGCATTGAAACGCGCCCGCCAGAGTCTCATCAGACGGGACCGCAACCGGGCTGTAAAGACACGGGTAAAGAACGTTGTGAAAAGTGTGCGTCTGGCTGTTGAAGAAGGGGCAGGCGATACCGCTGCAACCGAACTGATCCTTGCAACGTCGCTCATTGACAAGGCCGCAAAAAAGGGTGTTCTCCATAAAAAAACTGCCGCCCGGAAAATTTCCCGCCTCTCAAAGCTTGTCAATACCATTTCCGCTTAA
- a CDS encoding RNA-guided endonuclease InsQ/TnpB family protein, with product MICLTTQFGAIGLESLNVSGMVRNHCLAKSVSDSGWGMFVRQCEYKAAVNGSSVHHADRFFPSSKMCNICGTVNSDLKLGDRIWTCENCGTEHDRDINAAVNLKNLCTVGATGFKACGESVSPDAFQDIRPFSVKQEAQRL from the coding sequence ATGATCTGTCTGACGACACAGTTCGGCGCTATCGGCCTGGAATCCCTCAACGTCAGCGGCATGGTCAGAAATCACTGCCTGGCGAAATCCGTCAGCGACAGCGGCTGGGGTATGTTCGTAAGACAGTGCGAATACAAGGCTGCTGTCAACGGCTCGTCTGTTCATCATGCCGACCGGTTCTTCCCTTCAAGCAAAATGTGTAATATCTGCGGCACTGTGAATTCCGATCTGAAGCTCGGTGATCGTATCTGGACATGTGAAAACTGCGGAACGGAGCATGACCGGGATATCAACGCCGCTGTCAATCTTAAAAACCTCTGTACCGTCGGAGCGACGGGATTCAAAGCCTGCGGAGAAAGTGTAAGCCCTGATGCCTTTCAGGATATCAGGCCGTTTTCTGTGAAACAGGAAGCCCAAAGGCTTTAG
- a CDS encoding nucleotide sugar dehydrogenase yields MTDRTQFEKNILCIGAGYVGGPTMALIAYKCPRYKVTVVDINPDRIAKWNSDTLPIYEPGLDEVVKAARGRNLFFSTDIEDGIRSSEIIFVSVNTPTKTFGTGAGMAADLQYWEKTARQIRDCADSPKIIVEKSTLPVKTAQAMQRILTAGDYKNRFEVLSNPEFLAEGTAISDLEHPDRVLIGSAETPGGLKARDELVEIYANWVPQARILTTSIWSSELSKLVSNAFLAQKISSINSISALCEKTDANVAEVAKAVGMDSRLGDKFLNASVGFGGSCFKKDILNLVYLCRYYGLDEVADYWEGVVRINEYQQERFVINMLSNMFNTLAGKKICLLGFAFKANTGDTRESPAIHISRRLVEERARLVLTDPQALENARTDLKDLTGRIDYIDDPYAASSGCDAIAVITEWQAYKALDFEKIYGSMTKPAFIFDGRNILDHERLFKIGFNVFPIGKPALTHFEEAAGGACR; encoded by the coding sequence GTGACGGATCGTACTCAATTTGAGAAAAATATACTGTGTATCGGAGCAGGGTATGTCGGGGGGCCGACCATGGCGCTCATCGCGTATAAATGCCCCCGGTACAAGGTCACGGTCGTTGATATCAACCCGGACCGCATTGCAAAGTGGAATTCGGACACCCTGCCGATTTACGAGCCGGGACTGGATGAGGTGGTCAAAGCCGCCAGGGGCAGAAACCTCTTCTTCAGCACCGATATCGAAGACGGCATCCGCTCATCCGAGATCATCTTTGTCAGCGTCAACACGCCCACCAAGACCTTCGGGACCGGCGCGGGCATGGCTGCGGATTTGCAGTACTGGGAAAAGACAGCACGCCAGATCCGGGACTGCGCCGATTCACCGAAAATTATCGTGGAAAAAAGCACCCTGCCCGTCAAGACGGCCCAGGCCATGCAGCGGATTCTCACGGCAGGTGATTATAAAAACCGCTTTGAGGTGCTCTCCAACCCGGAATTTCTGGCCGAGGGTACGGCCATCAGCGATCTGGAGCACCCGGACCGGGTGCTGATCGGTTCCGCCGAAACCCCCGGCGGCCTGAAGGCCAGGGACGAGCTGGTGGAAATATACGCGAACTGGGTTCCCCAGGCGCGCATTCTGACCACCAGCATCTGGAGCAGCGAGCTGTCCAAACTCGTCTCCAACGCCTTTCTGGCCCAGAAAATCTCCTCCATCAACTCCATATCGGCCCTGTGCGAAAAGACAGATGCAAACGTCGCGGAGGTCGCAAAGGCCGTGGGCATGGACAGCCGACTGGGCGATAAATTCCTGAACGCCAGCGTGGGGTTCGGCGGCTCCTGTTTCAAAAAGGATATCCTGAACCTGGTCTACCTCTGCCGCTACTACGGCCTCGACGAAGTGGCCGACTACTGGGAAGGGGTGGTCCGCATCAACGAATATCAGCAGGAGCGGTTTGTCATCAACATGCTGAGCAACATGTTCAACACCCTGGCCGGAAAAAAGATCTGCCTGCTCGGCTTCGCATTCAAGGCCAACACCGGCGATACCCGTGAAAGCCCGGCCATCCATATCTCCAGACGGCTGGTGGAGGAAAGGGCCCGTCTGGTTCTCACCGACCCCCAGGCGCTGGAGAATGCCCGGACCGACCTGAAGGATCTGACAGGACGGATCGACTACATTGACGATCCCTATGCGGCGTCATCAGGATGTGACGCCATCGCCGTCATCACAGAATGGCAGGCCTACAAGGCGCTTGATTTTGAAAAAATCTATGGTTCCATGACCAAACCGGCCTTTATCTTTGATGGCCGTAATATTCTGGACCATGAGCGTTTGTTCAAAATCGGCTTCAATGTATTTCCCATCGGAAAACCGGCACTGACCCATTTTGAAGAGGCTGCCGGGGGTGCCTGCCGGTAA
- a CDS encoding CBS domain-containing protein, with protein MQIVTTHRNTDFDALASVIATTLIYPDIVPVISKNVNPNVRAFLSIHKDIFNICTPDEIDPDKVRRLIVVDVNKWNRLDGMKPLKRREDLEIFLWDHHPDKGDIRANRECHEAMGANITLMVRELKKRRISLTPVQATLFLAGLHEDTGNLMFPSTQPEDAHTAAYLMEQNADLNVLGSLLRPAYGEQQKNVLSEMLKAGKRARLNGHKISFHKISIEQHVNSLSVVVHMCREILNVDAVFGIFTGKKRGKVIVIGRSNTEGLNIGTIMRSLGGGGHPGAGSALLNFVNPDAVEEMITELIMGNQQASVQISDLMSFPVFSVTSDTPMQEVGELLREKGCTGFPVVDGDRLVGVISRRDFRKIRKASANKAPVKAFMAREVQTIRPGSSPMEAARIMVRHDIGRLPVVEDGKIIGIVTRSDTMLYFYDLLPD; from the coding sequence ATGCAGATTGTAACGACCCACAGAAATACCGATTTTGACGCCCTGGCCTCGGTGATCGCCACGACACTGATCTACCCGGATATCGTTCCGGTCATATCCAAAAATGTGAATCCCAACGTCCGGGCCTTTCTCTCTATCCACAAGGATATCTTTAACATTTGCACGCCGGACGAGATTGATCCCGACAAAGTCCGGCGGCTGATTGTCGTGGATGTGAACAAATGGAACCGGCTGGACGGAATGAAGCCGCTGAAGCGCCGGGAAGACTTGGAAATTTTTCTCTGGGACCACCATCCGGACAAGGGTGATATCCGGGCCAACCGGGAGTGTCACGAGGCGATGGGGGCCAATATCACCCTGATGGTCCGGGAGCTGAAAAAGCGGCGCATCTCCCTGACCCCGGTTCAGGCCACCCTGTTTCTCGCAGGCCTGCACGAGGATACCGGTAACCTCATGTTTCCGTCAACCCAGCCCGAAGATGCCCATACAGCCGCATATCTCATGGAGCAGAATGCGGATCTGAACGTCCTGGGGTCTCTGCTCCGTCCGGCCTATGGCGAACAGCAGAAAAATGTTTTGTCCGAGATGCTGAAAGCCGGAAAGCGGGCCCGCCTGAACGGACACAAGATCAGTTTCCATAAAATCAGTATCGAACAGCATGTGAACAGTCTCTCCGTGGTGGTCCACATGTGCCGGGAGATTCTGAACGTGGATGCGGTTTTTGGCATTTTCACCGGGAAGAAGCGGGGAAAGGTGATCGTCATCGGGCGGAGCAACACCGAGGGCCTCAATATCGGGACCATCATGCGGAGCCTCGGGGGGGGCGGTCATCCGGGAGCCGGATCGGCCCTTCTCAATTTTGTGAACCCGGATGCGGTTGAGGAGATGATTACAGAGCTGATCATGGGCAACCAGCAGGCGTCGGTGCAGATCAGCGATCTGATGTCCTTTCCGGTCTTTTCGGTCACATCGGATACCCCGATGCAGGAGGTGGGTGAGCTTCTGCGGGAAAAGGGGTGTACCGGTTTTCCGGTCGTGGACGGAGACCGGCTTGTGGGCGTGATTTCCAGGCGGGATTTCCGGAAGATCAGAAAAGCCTCGGCCAATAAAGCGCCGGTGAAGGCGTTTATGGCCAGAGAGGTTCAGACCATCCGACCGGGGAGCAGCCCCATGGAGGCTGCCCGGATCATGGTCCGGCATGACATCGGACGCCTTCCGGTGGTCGAAGACGGGAAGATCATCGGCATTGTCACCCGTTCCGACACCATGCTCTATTTTTATGACCTGCTCCCGGACTGA
- a CDS encoding RHS repeat domain-containing protein — protein sequence MPVAMTKGGQRYYLACDQVGTLRAVTDASGNLVKRIDYDSFGNVISDSNTAFAVPFGFAGGLYDADTGLVRFGYRDYDSGVGRWTAKAPILFAGGNMHSGNPVTPEMNITGHVHACYLSHIMP from the coding sequence ATGCCGGTCGCCATGACAAAGGGCGGGCAGCGGTATTATCTTGCCTGTGATCAGGTCGGCACGCTACGGGCGGTCACGGATGCGTCCGGCAATTTGGTGAAGCGCATTGATTATGATTCCTTCGGCAATGTCATCAGCGACAGCAACACCGCATTTGCCGTGCCCTTCGGCTTCGCAGGCGGCCTGTATGACGCAGACACCGGGCTGGTAAGGTTCGGGTATCGGGATTATGATTCGGGGGTGGGGCGGTGGACGGCGAAAGCCCCCATCTTGTTCGCAGGCGGGAACATGCATTCGGGTAATCCCGTAACCCCAGAGATGAACATCACCGGTCACGTACATGCTTGCTATTTGTCCCATATTATGCCATGA
- a CDS encoding ATP-binding cassette domain-containing protein, which produces MTPFHTPSRPLITFDKIAVRLGSRLLLPDTSWEIRSGQHWAVVGRNGAGKSSLVRALSGDVPIVRGTVVRHPGAESRNAVGYVSFELHRRLIAQEEGMDDARFFSGNVDHLTTMRRILAPEAAPAFARIVSEMEIAHLLDRPIRFLSTGEMRKMLIARAVMKSPRLLVLDEPFDGLDTASRTRLAAQITGLMNGKMQVILVTHRAGEILPPISHILCVENGTVAMQGRREDVIKSSAFHLRSGPLKREMTAPALPKILETGGGEPVPSVLIRMKNVRVRYGADTVLDGLNWTVRQGENWGITGPNGAGKTTLLRMVAGDHPQAYANEIYLFGRRRGTGESIWEIRRHIGLVSCELQIRYRKALKAEDVVVSGFFDSVGLYRRATAEQREIAREWVRVLGIEDRASRRFDQLSCGEQRMVLLARSVVRSPRLLILDEPCQGLDSANRERVIALADRIGRNTRTQIIYVTHHPDEMPACVTCILRLPRADAPGDEAGCGERKECLPLTASL; this is translated from the coding sequence ATGACCCCCTTTCACACGCCTTCCCGTCCGCTGATCACCTTTGATAAAATTGCCGTCCGGCTGGGATCACGGCTGCTGCTGCCGGATACATCCTGGGAGATCCGGTCCGGTCAGCACTGGGCCGTGGTAGGGCGCAACGGGGCTGGTAAATCCTCCCTGGTGCGCGCCCTGTCGGGCGACGTGCCCATCGTGCGGGGAACCGTCGTCCGCCATCCCGGTGCCGAATCCCGGAATGCGGTGGGGTATGTGTCCTTTGAGCTTCACCGCCGGCTTATCGCACAGGAAGAGGGCATGGATGATGCCCGTTTTTTCAGCGGCAACGTGGACCATCTGACCACCATGCGCCGGATACTTGCCCCGGAAGCGGCTCCGGCCTTCGCCAGAATCGTATCCGAAATGGAGATCGCCCACCTGCTGGATCGGCCCATCCGCTTTCTCTCCACCGGGGAGATGCGGAAAATGCTGATCGCACGGGCCGTGATGAAATCCCCCCGGCTGCTGGTTCTGGATGAGCCCTTTGACGGGCTGGATACCGCATCGCGCACCCGGCTGGCAGCGCAGATTACCGGCCTGATGAACGGGAAAATGCAGGTGATCCTCGTCACCCACCGGGCCGGGGAGATTCTGCCGCCCATCTCCCACATCCTCTGTGTGGAAAACGGGACGGTTGCCATGCAGGGACGGCGGGAAGATGTGATAAAATCTTCCGCATTCCATCTTCGTTCCGGCCCGCTGAAACGGGAAATGACCGCCCCGGCGCTGCCGAAAATTCTGGAAACCGGCGGGGGAGAGCCCGTGCCGTCCGTTCTGATCAGAATGAAAAATGTACGGGTACGATATGGCGCGGATACGGTGCTGGACGGCCTGAACTGGACCGTAAGACAGGGGGAGAACTGGGGGATCACCGGACCGAACGGGGCCGGTAAAACCACGCTGCTGCGTATGGTTGCCGGGGATCATCCCCAGGCCTATGCCAACGAGATTTACCTTTTCGGCAGACGGCGGGGGACCGGCGAAAGCATCTGGGAGATCCGGCGTCACATCGGTCTGGTGTCGTGTGAACTGCAAATCCGGTACCGGAAAGCCCTGAAGGCGGAAGATGTGGTCGTGTCCGGTTTTTTTGACTCCGTGGGGCTGTACCGGCGGGCCACGGCTGAACAGCGTGAAATCGCCCGGGAGTGGGTTCGCGTACTCGGCATTGAAGACAGGGCATCGCGCCGGTTTGACCAACTTTCCTGCGGGGAACAGCGGATGGTGCTGCTCGCCCGGTCCGTGGTCAGGTCGCCCCGGCTCCTGATTCTGGACGAGCCCTGCCAGGGGCTGGATTCGGCCAACCGGGAACGGGTTATCGCCCTTGCTGACCGCATCGGCAGAAATACCCGCACACAGATCATATACGTCACCCACCACCCCGATGAAATGCCCGCCTGCGTGACCTGCATCCTCAGACTCCCGCGAGCCGATGCGCCGGGTGATGAAGCCGGTTGCGGTGAACGAAAAGAATGCCTGCCGCTCACCGCCTCACTTTGA